Genomic segment of Paenibacillus macerans:
AGCCATCGAAACGCTGAAATCCCGCGGCGTTCAATTCCACGATTCCGTGGAAGGCAAGGCGGCCAATGTCGTGCATTTCAACGATCCTGAAGGCAATACCCTTTACTTGGTTTGCAATCGTTAAACCAAAGGGCGGCATAAAGAAAATGTAAGGAGGCGTTTTCCGCATGGCCTCGAAAACCAACGTCAACATGGTTGTCGCCGGACTGCTGGCGGCGATGTTTATTGGCGCTTTGGATGCGACCGTCGTCGCCACCGCTACCCCGCATATGATCAAGGATTTGCACGGCGAGACGCTGTTTAGTTGGGTGTTTGCGATTTATACGTTGACCACCTGCGTGGCGACGCCCATTTTCGGCAAGCTCGCCGATTTGTTCGGGCGCAAACCCGTGTTCGCCGCCGGCATCGGTTTATTCGTGCTCGGTTCCATCTTGTGCGGAGCCGCGCAATCGATGACGGGGCTCATTGGGTTCCGGGCTTTGCAAGGATTTGGCGCCGGGGCGCTTGCGCCCGTGTGCTTTACCGTCATCGGCGATTTGTTCTCGGGCAAGCAGCGCGGCAAAATGATGGGTGTCTTTTCGTCCGTTTGGTCCGTGGCTGGCCTTCTCGGCCCGCTAATCGGAGGTTACTTCGTCGATCAAGTTTCCTGGCGATGGATTTTCTACATCAATGTGCCGATCGGCATCATCGCCCTGCTGCTGGTCGTCGTATTTTTGCACCAGCCGATCGAACGTCAGGCGAAAAAAATCGATTACCTCGGCGCGATTATGTTTACCATTGCCTTCTCCGCGCTGTTGTATGCGCTACTGAGCGGCGGGTCCCGGCATACCTGGGATTCCCCGGTGATCGTGGGGCTGTTCGCGGCATCGGCCGTATGTTTTATGTTGTTCCTCTGGATTGAAAAACGGGCGGAGGAACCGATGATCCCGTTATCGATTTTCCGGATCCGCGTATTGAACGTCACCAATGTCAGCGGTTTTCTGACGTTCAGCATTACGACGGGGTTGACGGTGTACTCGCCGATCTGGATTCAATCCGTGCTCGGCAATTCCGCGACAAGCTCGGGCCTGATCGCTATGCCGATGTCGCTGGCCTGGCCGCTCGCCTCCAACATCGCCGGCCGGCTCATGTACCGGGTCGGGGTGAAGGCATCGATCGTATTCGGCTCTTCGCTGGTCATGGCAGGCTCCATCTGGCTGATTGCGCTTCAGATGAACTCGCCCTACGTATTTTGGATCGGTATCCTCGTGCTAATCGGACTGGGAATGGGGTTCGTTGCGACGCCCTCCACCGTTGTCGTGCAATCGGTCGTCGGCTGGGAAAAACGCGGCGTCGCCAACGCTTCCAGCATGCTGGCCCGTGCGCTGGGCCAAACGGTCGGCATCGCGGTATTCGGCATGATTTACAACCAGTATGTAACCATAATCGGCTCCAAAACGGAGCTGACTGCCGGAATGCATGCCGTTTTTCTGCTCATGTTGGGGATCGCGATTGCGAACCTGCTCGCCGTATCATTCTTGCCGAAACACCGCCAAGTGATGGCGCAGCAGCATTCGGCGTAACGGCAGGGTAATAAAGCGAAATACCGGAACCGGCCGCAAACGGATGCGGCCTGGAAAAGCCGCGACCTGCGGCTTTTCTGTTTTTTCAGGCAGCCGTATGTTATACTGTTGTTTGCTTAAAAGCAGTAAACTTACAAGGGGGGGCCTTTCGTTTGTACGAATTGTTCATACTCGGCGAATTGATGAATAACCCGATGCACGGCTATTTGCTGCATCAGATTTTGAACGGGATCGTTGGTCCTACGCGAAAAGTCAGCTGGGGGGCGATTTATCCGCTGATCCACGGCATGCTTGCGGATGGGCTGATCGAACAGGTTCCCGATGAGCAACCGGAGGGTGCCAAACAAGGAAAAGGAAAAAAAATAAAGACTTATAAACTTACGGACGAAGGCAGAATACGTTTTTTTCGGTTGATGGAAGAACCGATTCCATATTCGCCGGATTACGAACTGCATTTTTATACGAAACTGAAAAATTTTGAACTGATCAGCAAGGAATTGCAGTTTTTAATTTTGCATCAATACAAAGATTACCTGCGTTATGAAATCCGCCACGAGGAAGAACGGTTGGAATATGCGAGCAAAGACGAACGGATTCCCGGCGGGGAGCAGAAATATATTCAGATCTTTTTCCGGCATCGGCTGGATAAGCTTCGATTTGATGAAACGTGGGTTATGCAGTTAATCGAGAGCCATCGCGTGGATGGACAAGGGCTTGAGCGGGAGTGAAATTGAAAGGCTTAAGGATAGCAGATCATTAATAGGGTGGGGGGCGCGAGCTAAAAAGGCTTGGCCCCTTTGTTTATTCCTCACGCAGCTTTTATTTTCTGGCTCTTCGGAAAATTTGGTTGAAAGTCATTCAATATAACATAGTGATCTAAAATCGGAATATATGATTTTCTGTCGATGACTTGTCAGTGATCTACTCGGAATGAACCGGGTGGCCTCACCCGTACGCTTAGGCTATAATCAGAAGAATTAAGGGTCCACGGTCTCCGTGGATGAATGCAATTGGACATTGTCCTTGGAGGTCGATTACCAACTATGAACGCTCCTTCTGTAGACCGAATCAAGATTGCGCCGGATTTCTGGACCAGCCTGGGGGGAATAGGGGTAGAACCCATTGCGGTAGCGCGCCAAGCACGTCTGCCGCTAACCGTCATCACCGAACCGTTCGTCACGACCGCACAATATTATTCCATCTGGCAAGCCTATTCCGAATTAGTCGGGAACATCGCTAAGGGAACGTTAAACTTGCGACCGCGTACGAGACCGCTCAGTATCCGCCGGCTGCTTTGGCGACCTTTCACGCCCGCGACTACCGGGATGCGCTGAACCGAATGGTGCGTTATAAGCAAATGTGCCCTCCGGAAACCTTGCGGATTCAGGAAGAAGGCGAGCAATGCTCGATTGAATTGGAGTGGCGGCATGCCGAACTCCCCGGACCGCAGGTGCTTGTCGGCATTACGCTCGCTCCGGAATGAAAAAGGAATTGACTGTTGTTAAAACAATGAGAGGAGGGTGGCATAATGGAGGAGAATGGAATTTTATTCGATGAAGTCTCGGAAGTGCTTCTCAAATTACGTCCTTTCTTACTGCGTGACGGTGGAGATGCTGAACTGGTTGAGGCTGAGAACGGTGTAGCCAAATTAAGATTTTTGGGAGCTTGCCACGGTTGTCCAAGTGCTACGATTACGTTAAAGGCCGCTATTGAGCGCGCAATTCTTGAGGAAATCGATGATATTAAAGAAGTTGTACAAGTATACTAGGCTGTTATATAAATCCGCATAGAAGGTATCTTCGGAAAGGAACTCTTTAAGGGTTCCTTTTTCAATAATCATACCATTTTTCATCATGAGGATGACATCCGCAGAATTTTATCGGGGAAAGCTGATGAGCAGCATTTCGTGGCCCAATCTGTTTTTTTGTAAACTATTTAAATTTGCAAATATACAAAATGCAGTGATGGGTGTAAAATGGCATTACTTGAGGCTACTGGACGAATGGTCTATTTGTAATACTGCTTGTGAATAAAAGTGCAAGTTAGCGGGAGAGGTCTCAAGTAAAGCGGGCATATCGCTATGCCAAATCTACATAGACATATAGGGGAGATGGGACAACCATGAAGTTTGGGGCAACAAGAAAAATGATGATGTTGTTGGCGCTGGTGCTTGTCGTCAGCATAGTGGGCGTGGCGTGCGGAAGCAAGACGAAGAATGCCAACACGGGCGGCGCGGGCAACGCCGCGGCGGCGACGGGGAATACGGGAGATACAACGGCGGAGTTGCCGGAGCTGTCGCTGGGCCTCCTGCCTTCGATTGATGCGATTCCGTTTATTATTGCCCATGAGCAGGGCTTTGATCAGAAGCGTGGGGTGAACCTGAACATTCAGACGTTCAAAAGCGCCAAAGACCGCGACGTAGCTTTTCAAGCAGGGAAAGTTGACGGGCTAAGCGCCGATTTGGTCGCCATTTCGATCTACAATGAAGCAGGGCTGAACGTAAAAATCACCAGCACGACCTTCGGGGAATTCGATCTGCTGACCGGCAATAACAAGATTCAGGATGTGAAAGATCTGAAGGGGAAAACCGTGATTCTATCCAAAAACACCTCCACGCAGTACACCGTTGCCATGATGCTGAAGCAGGCCGGTCTGACGGAGAAGGATATCCATATAACGGAGGTGCCGCAAATTCCCACCCGGCTGGAGCTGCTGAAAAATAACAAAGCGGACGCCGCGATTCTGCCGGAGCCGTTCGTCACGATGGGGAAAGCGTCAGGCTTACGCGTGCTTAGCTCCACGAACCAGGCCCAGGTGAACCCGTTTGTGCTGGCTTTCCCGCAAAGCGCGATTGTTGCTAAGCCGGAAGCGATCCGCGCCATGTACGCGGCCTATGACGATGCGGTAGCGTATATGCAATCCCATGACCAGAAGGATTACATCGACCTGGTGATCAAAGAGGTCGGCTACCCGGAAACCTTGAAGGACCAAATCGAGGTGCCGGCTTACATCCCGGCCAATCAGGTCGATGTCAAAGAGGTCGAGGCGGCGTTTGCCTGGGCCCGCGAGCAGGGCCTGCTGACCAAAAACATCACCCCCGAAGAAGTGATCTCCGATGTCCAGTTCAAGAAATAATAACGGACTGTGCGTAAAGGAGCTTGAGGTTGAATACAAGAGCGGGGAGCTGGCGCTTGGCAGAGTGGATTTCACCCTGCCGGAGCATGGGATTTATACCATTCTGGGGCCATCCGGGAGCGGGAAATCCACGCTGCTGCGCGCCGTGTCCGGCCTCCTGCCGGAATACCGGGGCGAGCTGCTGTTCAATGGACAGTCCCTGCGCGGACAGGACGTTCTGATCGGTCTGGTGCCGCAAAATTACGGCCTCCTGCCCTGGAAGACGGTGAAGGCCAACATCAGGGTAGCGATGAAGATCGCTAATCCTAAGGGGCAGGACAGGCAGGCCCAAGAGGCGCAGATTGACCGCTGGTTGTCTGCGATGGGCATTCAGGAGCTGGCGGAGCGTTATCCGCTGTCGCTGAGCGGGGGCCAGCAGCAGCGGGTGGCCATTGCGCGGGCGTTTGCGATTGTGCCGTCTATTTTATTGCTGGACGAGCCGTTCTCTGCGCTGGATGCCATGACGCGGGAAACGCTGCAGCAATTGTTCCTGGAGCATTGGCAGGCGAACCCGGCCACAGCGTTGTTCGTGACGCATGATGTGGATGAGGCCATTCTGCTGGGGCAGAAAATCATCGTGCTCCCGTCAAGCAAGAGCGAGGCGCCGGAGATGATTGACAATGAGGCGGTATTTGGGCTGGAGCATGGGGAGAAGCGGGCTAGTGATGCCTTTTTTACCCAGATCAAGAGAATCAGAAAGGTAATGCAGGAGAAATGGTGAATAAACGGCGGCTCAACTATATTTTTAGAATATTGCTTGTGTTCTTGGGAATGAATGCGGTCTGGTACGCGGCGTATTTGCTGGTGCATCATCCGATGCTGCCCAGTCCGCTGGGGGTCTATCAGGCGATGGGACAACTCGGCGGAAGGGATATTGTGCTGAATGTCGGCTATAGTCTGATGCGTATTTTTGCCGGAGTCCTGCTGGCGCTGGTCGTCGGCCTGATGATCGGGCTTCTGATGGGGCGTTCGGCGCTCTGGAACAAGCTGCTGGACCCAGTGGTGTATTTGACCTATCCGGTGCCCAAGATCGCCTTGCTCCCGGTGGCGATGCTGTTCTTCGGGCTTGGCGAGACTTCTAAGATTCTCATGATTATGCTGATCCTGCTTTTCCAGATTATCATTTCCGTACGGGACGGGGTAAAAGCCATTCCGGCGAGCACCTATGATGTCCTGACAAGCATTGGCGCAGGGGCAGGTCAGAAATTTTGGCATATTACCCTGCCCGGCGCGTTGTCCGTGATCCTCAGCACGATCCGCATCTCGCTTGGCACGGCCATTTCGGTCCTGTTCTTTACTGAAATCTACGGCACCGAACATGGAATGGGCTTCTTTATTATGGATGCCTGGCTGAGGCTGGATTATCCGCAAATGTACGCCGGTATCCTGCTGTTCAGTCTGGTGGGCTTCGTCCTGTTCCTGCTGGTGGACCTGCTGGACTACCGATTCATGAAGTGGCGGACGTAGGATGAGGCGCTGATAACCCGTTGTGTTTTGATATAAAAAGTCGTGAATAGCACCTCAACCTAAAACAGGCGGGGGTGCTATTTTTTTGTTGGTTCCTGTTACGGCCGGGATCATCTGCAAGGGAGCTATGTTTTACCGGGGGCTGGGACATCGCCTTTGTGGTAGACAAGAAATAATGATTGACACTAATAATAGTAATAATTACAATTAAGTCGTTAAATCGTAATTATTACTATTATGGAGGGGGCAACAGAATTTCTGCGTCTTTGACCATGCCGGCTCTACAAAAATTTATCCCATGGAGGAAGATATGAGAATATTGGAAAGAAAGTTCCTTGGAAGAAGGGCGTTGCCTGATTTCGCGTACTTATTGATTATGTTATTGCTTGTTACTGCTTGCTCTTCCGAACCAACCGGGCATGAAAATGCGTCTGCGCGCCCCAATGATTATACGGTCAAGGAGGAATTAGTGTTAGCTGTAGGAAAAGTGGATATCGGGATGTTCGACCCGAAGAAGGGCTGGGGAACGCACGCCCAGATTCGTCTGACTCACAGTTCATTGCTGACCATTGATTCCGAGTTGAACTTCATTGGAGATCTGGCCAAATCCTATTCCGTCAGCGCGGATGGACTAACGTGGACTTTTCCGCTCCGTGAAGACGTGAAATTCTCCAATGGCGAATCCGTAACGGCCGAGGATGTCAAGTTTACGTACGAAATGCTCAAGGAAGACGGCATCAAATTCGATTTGTCTTTCGTCAAGTCGATCGAAGCCGCGGACGGGAATACCATCGTCATTCATCTGAACGAGCCGCGATCCACCTTTGTCAGCCAACTTACCGAGATCGGGATTGTTCCCAAGGCTCACTATAACGACCGATATTCCGACAATCCGATCGGTTCGGGGCCCTATAAGGTCGTTCAATATAATGACGGTCAACAAATCATTATGGACTATAACCCGTATTGGTATGGGAAAGAGCCTCAGTTCAAAAAACTGACCTTTCTGCTGCTGGAGGAAGACGCGGCTCTGGCCGCGGCAAAAGCCGGGCAAGCGGACATTGTTTATGTCCCGCCAACCTTTGCGGAACAACAGGTTCCAGGGATGACGCTTCGCACATTCGAAAGCATCGATTCCCGGGGAATCATGCTGCCCACCGTGCCAAGCGGCGGCAAGGGAAAAACGAATGACAAAGAAGTGGAAGCCGGGAATGATGTAACTTCCGATCTGGCTATCCGCCAGGCGCTGAATATCGGGCTTGACCGCCAGAAATTGCTGGATGTAGCGCTGGGCGGATACGGTCAAAAAGCATACTGCCTGTGTGATAATATGCCCTGGTTTAACGAAGAGACGGTTGTAGAAGACGGCGATATTGAAGCGGCGAAGCAAATTTTGGGCCGCGGCGGCTGGGCGGATGCCGATCAGGATGGCATTGTGGAAAAAGACGGCCTGAAGGCGGAGTTTGACATGTTCTACAGTTCCGGCGACCAGCTTCGCACCGACCTTTCGCTGGCCGTTGCCGACCAGGCCAGGGAACTGGGCATCAAGATCAATCTGATCGGCGCCACCTGGGACGAAATTTACGTTAAAGGCAAAACCGCCGCAGTAGCATGGGGAGGCGGAAGGCATCATCCTCACCAGCTGTATACCATGAATTCCTCCAAGGTCATCGACACGGGCTACAACAATATGTCCAACTACCGCAATGCCAAAGTGGATGAGTACCTGGATCATGCGCTTACGGCAACCACGCAGGAGGAGGCCAATAAATACTGGAAGCTGGCGCAATGGGACGGACAGACAGGTTTCAGCGGAATCGGGGACGCCCCGATCGTTTGGCTGCTCCGTGTAGACCACTTGTATCTGGCCGATGAAAAGCTGGATCTCGGCAAACAGCCGGTTCACTCTCATGGTCATGAATGGGCGTTGTTCGGCAATATAACCGAATGGACATGGGGGAACTAGTCCGCTGCCGATGATCATCTGTAAAGAAGGGGGATTCGCTTGATCAGAAGTATATCTATTCGTTGCATTCGTGTAGTTACCCTGCTGATTGGATTATCCATTTTGACCTTCTCGCTTGTCCAACTTTCGCCGATCGATCCCGTGAATGCTTATATCGGCGGGGACAGCTCGGCATCACCGGAGCAAATCGAGAAGTTCAAAGCTTATTGGGGCGTCGACCAAAGTCCGGTGGAGAAGTATTTCTCCTGGGCGGGGGCGTTATTGCAAGGCAATTTCGGCACTTCTTTGCTGTATCGCAGCCCGGTTTTCGATATCATTCAAAGCCGCTTTTTAACATCGCTGGCGCTGATGGGAACGGCGTGGGTACTGTCCGGAGTCATCGGATATGCTCTGGGCAGCATTGCCGCCATGAACCGAGGGAAAATGATTGACAGAGCGATCAAATGGTACAGCTATACGCTGGTGTCAACGCCCATTTTCTGGATGGGTCTGATTCTGATGATCGTTTTTGCGGTTTGGCTTCATTGGTTTCCCGTTGGTCTGGCTGTGCCGGCGGGAGTTATGGAAAGCGAGGTGCGGTTCATCGATCGGCTGCATCACTTTGTTTTGCCGGCGGTAACCTTAAGCATTTTGGGCGTAGCCAATGTCGCCATGCACACGCGTGAGAAAATGATCGACATCCTGAATTCGGAATACGTCGTGTTTGCCAGGGCCAGGGGAGAGAGCGGGTGGCAAATCTTCAAAAACCACGGCTTCCGCAACTCCATTCTTCCGGCGATTTCGCTCCAGTTTGCCTATTTTGGCGAGCTGTTCGGAGGTTCTATGCTTGCCGAGCAGGTATTCTCCTATCCCGGGCTCGGCAGCACTTTAACGACGGCGGGTTTGAAGGGCGATCTTCCGCTGATGGTGGGGATCATTCTTATCAGTTCCTTGTTTGTTTTTGCCGGAAACCTGATTGCCGATGTACTGAACAATGTAATCGATCCCCGAACGAAGGAGGCGCGGTAATGCAGTCCGTACAAGCAGGATTTAATGCTCGCAAAAAAATGATCCGGATGCTCGCCGCCTCGATCGGTTTTCTGTTTGTGCTGCTCTTGCTCAGCTTCCTGCTGAGTAACGACAATCTTCGTTTGGGCGCAGGCGGTAAAAACCTGGCTCCAAGCTTCAATCATCTGTTTGGAACCGATTGGCTGGGAAGAGACATGTTCACGCGGACGATCAAAGGCTTGCGTCTGTCGCTGGCGCTCGGCGCGTTTACTTCCCTGCTCAGTGTGCTGATTGCCGTAGTCGTGGGGATTTGTGCGGCAACGTTCGGTAAAGGTGTGGATGCGGTCATTTCGTGGGTCATCGATTTGTTTATCGGCATGCCCCATCTTGTCTTTAT
This window contains:
- a CDS encoding MDR family MFS transporter codes for the protein MASKTNVNMVVAGLLAAMFIGALDATVVATATPHMIKDLHGETLFSWVFAIYTLTTCVATPIFGKLADLFGRKPVFAAGIGLFVLGSILCGAAQSMTGLIGFRALQGFGAGALAPVCFTVIGDLFSGKQRGKMMGVFSSVWSVAGLLGPLIGGYFVDQVSWRWIFYINVPIGIIALLLVVVFLHQPIERQAKKIDYLGAIMFTIAFSALLYALLSGGSRHTWDSPVIVGLFAASAVCFMLFLWIEKRAEEPMIPLSIFRIRVLNVTNVSGFLTFSITTGLTVYSPIWIQSVLGNSATSSGLIAMPMSLAWPLASNIAGRLMYRVGVKASIVFGSSLVMAGSIWLIALQMNSPYVFWIGILVLIGLGMGFVATPSTVVVQSVVGWEKRGVANASSMLARALGQTVGIAVFGMIYNQYVTIIGSKTELTAGMHAVFLLMLGIAIANLLAVSFLPKHRQVMAQQHSA
- a CDS encoding PadR family transcriptional regulator, whose amino-acid sequence is MYELFILGELMNNPMHGYLLHQILNGIVGPTRKVSWGAIYPLIHGMLADGLIEQVPDEQPEGAKQGKGKKIKTYKLTDEGRIRFFRLMEEPIPYSPDYELHFYTKLKNFELISKELQFLILHQYKDYLRYEIRHEEERLEYASKDERIPGGEQKYIQIFFRHRLDKLRFDETWVMQLIESHRVDGQGLERE
- a CDS encoding NifU family protein, yielding MEENGILFDEVSEVLLKLRPFLLRDGGDAELVEAENGVAKLRFLGACHGCPSATITLKAAIERAILEEIDDIKEVVQVY
- a CDS encoding ABC transporter substrate-binding protein; amino-acid sequence: MKFGATRKMMMLLALVLVVSIVGVACGSKTKNANTGGAGNAAAATGNTGDTTAELPELSLGLLPSIDAIPFIIAHEQGFDQKRGVNLNIQTFKSAKDRDVAFQAGKVDGLSADLVAISIYNEAGLNVKITSTTFGEFDLLTGNNKIQDVKDLKGKTVILSKNTSTQYTVAMMLKQAGLTEKDIHITEVPQIPTRLELLKNNKADAAILPEPFVTMGKASGLRVLSSTNQAQVNPFVLAFPQSAIVAKPEAIRAMYAAYDDAVAYMQSHDQKDYIDLVIKEVGYPETLKDQIEVPAYIPANQVDVKEVEAAFAWAREQGLLTKNITPEEVISDVQFKK
- a CDS encoding ABC transporter ATP-binding protein, which encodes MSSSRNNNGLCVKELEVEYKSGELALGRVDFTLPEHGIYTILGPSGSGKSTLLRAVSGLLPEYRGELLFNGQSLRGQDVLIGLVPQNYGLLPWKTVKANIRVAMKIANPKGQDRQAQEAQIDRWLSAMGIQELAERYPLSLSGGQQQRVAIARAFAIVPSILLLDEPFSALDAMTRETLQQLFLEHWQANPATALFVTHDVDEAILLGQKIIVLPSSKSEAPEMIDNEAVFGLEHGEKRASDAFFTQIKRIRKVMQEKW
- a CDS encoding ABC transporter permease, translated to MVNKRRLNYIFRILLVFLGMNAVWYAAYLLVHHPMLPSPLGVYQAMGQLGGRDIVLNVGYSLMRIFAGVLLALVVGLMIGLLMGRSALWNKLLDPVVYLTYPVPKIALLPVAMLFFGLGETSKILMIMLILLFQIIISVRDGVKAIPASTYDVLTSIGAGAGQKFWHITLPGALSVILSTIRISLGTAISVLFFTEIYGTEHGMGFFIMDAWLRLDYPQMYAGILLFSLVGFVLFLLVDLLDYRFMKWRT
- a CDS encoding ABC transporter substrate-binding protein translates to MLAVGKVDIGMFDPKKGWGTHAQIRLTHSSLLTIDSELNFIGDLAKSYSVSADGLTWTFPLREDVKFSNGESVTAEDVKFTYEMLKEDGIKFDLSFVKSIEAADGNTIVIHLNEPRSTFVSQLTEIGIVPKAHYNDRYSDNPIGSGPYKVVQYNDGQQIIMDYNPYWYGKEPQFKKLTFLLLEEDAALAAAKAGQADIVYVPPTFAEQQVPGMTLRTFESIDSRGIMLPTVPSGGKGKTNDKEVEAGNDVTSDLAIRQALNIGLDRQKLLDVALGGYGQKAYCLCDNMPWFNEETVVEDGDIEAAKQILGRGGWADADQDGIVEKDGLKAEFDMFYSSGDQLRTDLSLAVADQARELGIKINLIGATWDEIYVKGKTAAVAWGGGRHHPHQLYTMNSSKVIDTGYNNMSNYRNAKVDEYLDHALTATTQEEANKYWKLAQWDGQTGFSGIGDAPIVWLLRVDHLYLADEKLDLGKQPVHSHGHEWALFGNITEWTWGN
- a CDS encoding ABC transporter permease; the encoded protein is MIRSISIRCIRVVTLLIGLSILTFSLVQLSPIDPVNAYIGGDSSASPEQIEKFKAYWGVDQSPVEKYFSWAGALLQGNFGTSLLYRSPVFDIIQSRFLTSLALMGTAWVLSGVIGYALGSIAAMNRGKMIDRAIKWYSYTLVSTPIFWMGLILMIVFAVWLHWFPVGLAVPAGVMESEVRFIDRLHHFVLPAVTLSILGVANVAMHTREKMIDILNSEYVVFARARGESGWQIFKNHGFRNSILPAISLQFAYFGELFGGSMLAEQVFSYPGLGSTLTTAGLKGDLPLMVGIILISSLFVFAGNLIADVLNNVIDPRTKEAR